The Solibacillus daqui genome has a segment encoding these proteins:
- a CDS encoding M20 metallopeptidase family protein — protein sequence MDELSLTQKLQANFDEMVEIRRHLHMYPELSFKEINTPKLIAEKLRSYGIEVKENVGGNGVVGLLKGTFDGPTIALRADFDALPIQDEKEVAYKSKIDGVSHACGHDIHTAALLGLARALSEARDEIHGNVVFIHQFAEEVVPGGAKAMVEAGCLDGVDYVYGAHVSSWSDVGTILFCEGYAMAAADFFELTIQGKGGHGAAPHETIDPIVAAAQFVFGVQPIVSRNTDPIESAVVTVGKIESGTVGNVIPDKAYLTGTVRTFNPDVRNMVEKKLNNLCKAIEIQYDAKINFTYTRGYDAVYNHPAETATLREAVSINLPELQVVNVPPSMGAEDFTYYLQEKPGTFFFVGGGNPSIKAVYPHHHPKFDVDEQSMINTGEVFIEVLKLHGIIR from the coding sequence GTGGATGAATTGAGTCTTACGCAGAAGCTACAAGCCAATTTTGATGAAATGGTGGAAATTCGCAGACATTTACACATGTATCCAGAGTTATCTTTTAAAGAAATAAATACACCAAAACTGATTGCAGAAAAGCTACGGTCATATGGCATTGAGGTGAAGGAAAACGTTGGTGGTAATGGCGTTGTTGGCCTTTTAAAGGGTACATTTGATGGACCAACGATTGCATTGCGTGCTGATTTTGATGCGTTACCCATTCAAGATGAGAAGGAAGTTGCCTACAAATCCAAAATTGATGGTGTGAGCCATGCTTGTGGTCACGATATTCATACTGCCGCACTACTTGGTTTAGCGAGAGCATTAAGCGAGGCGCGCGATGAGATACATGGTAATGTCGTATTTATTCACCAATTTGCCGAAGAAGTTGTCCCTGGTGGTGCGAAGGCAATGGTTGAGGCTGGCTGTTTAGACGGCGTTGACTATGTATATGGAGCACACGTTTCTTCATGGTCAGATGTTGGTACCATACTATTTTGTGAAGGTTATGCAATGGCAGCAGCTGACTTTTTCGAGCTTACAATTCAGGGAAAAGGCGGACACGGTGCCGCTCCACACGAAACAATTGACCCGATTGTTGCAGCCGCGCAATTTGTCTTTGGCGTACAGCCAATTGTGAGCCGTAATACCGACCCAATTGAATCCGCTGTTGTTACAGTCGGAAAAATCGAAAGCGGTACAGTCGGAAATGTCATTCCCGATAAAGCCTATTTAACTGGAACGGTGCGTACATTTAACCCTGATGTACGTAACATGGTTGAAAAAAAGCTAAATAACTTGTGCAAAGCAATCGAAATTCAATATGATGCAAAAATTAATTTTACTTATACACGTGGCTATGATGCAGTTTATAACCATCCAGCAGAAACGGCTACCCTACGTGAAGCAGTGTCGATTAATTTACCAGAGCTACAAGTTGTCAATGTACCACCAAGCATGGGAGCAGAGGATTTCACGTATTATTTACAAGAAAAACCGGGTACATTTTTCTTCGTTGGTGGTGGCAATCCGTCCATTAAGGCCGTCTATCCACACCACCATCCAAAATTTGACGTCGATGAACAATCAATGATCAATACCGGTGAAGTATTTATTGAAGTGTTGAAATTGCACGGCATTATTCGATAA
- a CDS encoding DUF4440 domain-containing protein, translating into MNIKQHIKTLEESHIKPDVRESVEKLDEVLADAFFEIGSSGFMYDKKECLETGIVLSEMSLHNFEMYPLADGVVLTTYFIVDTTRNRNSYRSSIWKLIDGRWQLYFHQGTISPLSLEEALKKA; encoded by the coding sequence ATGAATATAAAGCAGCATATAAAGACGTTAGAAGAAAGTCATATAAAGCCAGATGTGCGTGAAAGTGTGGAGAAGCTCGATGAAGTTTTAGCGGATGCGTTTTTTGAAATTGGTAGTTCAGGCTTTATGTATGATAAAAAAGAATGCTTGGAAACGGGTATTGTGTTATCAGAGATGTCGCTGCATAACTTTGAAATGTATCCATTAGCAGATGGTGTTGTGTTGACGACTTATTTTATTGTCGATACGACGAGAAATCGCAATTCATATCGTAGCTCGATTTGGAAGCTGATTGATGGACGTTGGCAATTGTATTTCCATCAAGGAACAATTTCGCCATTGTCATTGGAGGAAGCATTGAAGAAGGCTTAA
- the lepB gene encoding signal peptidase I, which yields MKKEKNEFFEWVKVIVLTAVFVIGIRTFIFSPIMVDGASMMPTYEDGDRIIVNKIGKTITDLERFDIVVFKAPDERNFIKRIIGLPGDHIAYENDELYVNGEKFEEPYLSQYKSELDGFGDLTYDFTLEQLTDRSKIPEDYYLVLGDNRRKSSDSRDARVGLVAKDKIIGKANIRVYPFDEVGWVQ from the coding sequence TTGAAAAAAGAAAAAAACGAGTTTTTTGAATGGGTAAAGGTAATTGTTTTAACGGCCGTTTTTGTTATCGGAATCCGCACATTTATTTTTTCGCCTATTATGGTAGACGGTGCCTCCATGATGCCAACGTATGAGGACGGTGACCGAATCATTGTCAATAAAATTGGCAAAACCATTACAGATTTAGAGCGCTTTGATATTGTTGTTTTTAAAGCACCTGATGAGCGCAACTTCATTAAACGCATTATCGGCTTGCCGGGTGATCATATTGCATACGAAAATGATGAACTCTACGTGAATGGCGAAAAATTTGAAGAGCCATATTTGTCACAATATAAATCAGAGTTAGACGGTTTCGGTGATTTAACATATGATTTCACGTTAGAACAACTGACAGACCGTTCTAAAATTCCTGAAGATTATTATTTAGTGTTAGGAGACAATCGTCGTAAAAGTAGTGATAGTCGCGATGCACGTGTTGGCTTAGTCGCTAAAGACAAAATTATCGGGAAAGCAAATATTAGGGTTTATCCTTTTGATGAAGTTGGCTGGGTACAATAA
- a CDS encoding GNAT family N-acetyltransferase produces the protein MNFPVLETERLILRQLKIEDAQAMYIYASNDDVTKYVLWDSHTSPEQTKQFLQFMIDKYEQDNYAWAVTLKDSDEFIGTIDYVMFNKEERIGEIGYAVSHLYWGKGYMSEAAQAIIHYGFAELNLERIQARCFAENIGSERVMQKIGMVYEGTMRKAKFSKGTYHDLKMYSILREEANLS, from the coding sequence ATGAATTTTCCTGTTTTAGAAACTGAACGACTTATTTTACGTCAATTAAAAATTGAAGATGCACAGGCTATGTACATTTACGCCTCAAACGACGACGTAACCAAATACGTATTATGGGATTCACACACATCTCCAGAGCAAACAAAACAATTTTTACAATTTATGATTGATAAATACGAACAGGATAACTATGCGTGGGCGGTTACTTTAAAGGATTCGGATGAATTTATCGGTACGATTGATTATGTGATGTTCAATAAAGAGGAACGCATAGGCGAAATCGGTTATGCCGTATCACATCTATACTGGGGCAAGGGCTATATGAGTGAAGCTGCGCAAGCAATTATTCATTATGGCTTTGCCGAGCTTAATTTAGAGCGTATTCAAGCACGATGCTTCGCGGAAAACATTGGCTCCGAGCGAGTTATGCAAAAGATAGGCATGGTATATGAAGGAACGATGCGCAAAGCGAAATTTTCTAAAGGTACTTACCACGATTTAAAAATGTATTCGATTTTACGTGAAGAAGCGAATTTATCGTAA
- a CDS encoding NUDIX domain-containing protein, giving the protein MRQDLTIPLEEGKLNIRVAVWIEQEESLLISEFPNGLLSLPGGRVKFGEASNDAAIRELYEETGEQLKDIRLFAIIENFFTLGQAHHEILYVYRGTIPFKETYAGIDYDDQKLYWLSKSEIHKLKPQAFAQLIHKADEFGVVHIVHRD; this is encoded by the coding sequence ATGAGGCAAGATTTAACGATTCCTTTAGAAGAAGGAAAACTCAATATACGTGTGGCCGTTTGGATTGAACAGGAAGAAAGCCTCCTCATAAGCGAATTCCCAAACGGTCTTCTTTCGCTACCTGGTGGACGCGTAAAATTTGGTGAAGCAAGTAATGATGCGGCAATTCGTGAGCTTTATGAAGAAACTGGTGAGCAGCTAAAAGACATAAGATTATTTGCAATCATTGAAAATTTCTTCACACTAGGACAAGCCCACCACGAAATTTTATATGTCTATCGTGGCACGATTCCCTTTAAAGAAACGTATGCAGGGATCGATTATGACGACCAAAAGCTGTACTGGCTATCGAAATCAGAAATTCACAAATTAAAACCCCAAGCGTTCGCTCAGCTTATACATAAAGCAGATGAATTTGGTGTTGTGCATATTGTACACCGTGATTAA
- a CDS encoding peptidase E, translated as MNRHILAISGDGFSEQQNAAIDQYLIQLTQKNAPVKIAFIATASNDNPHYIEKFHTSFQLHETTHITQQDFHRQDIQHIINAQDILYVGGGNTKYMLDCWNAAEFDGVLKNAYAEGIILAGVSAGAMCWFETCYSEVDGRFIQFEGLGLLKGTFCPHYQESERQQLFDTWASTHSIVPSYTLTDNENLHFKNEQRVMKLTSY; from the coding sequence ATGAACCGGCACATACTCGCCATTTCAGGAGACGGATTTTCTGAACAACAAAATGCAGCCATCGATCAATATTTGATTCAGCTTACACAGAAAAACGCTCCTGTTAAAATAGCGTTCATCGCCACAGCGAGCAATGATAATCCGCATTATATTGAAAAATTTCACACTTCATTTCAACTGCATGAGACAACACATATTACACAGCAAGATTTTCATAGGCAGGACATTCAGCACATCATCAATGCACAAGATATTCTTTATGTAGGCGGTGGTAACACAAAATATATGCTGGATTGCTGGAATGCAGCTGAATTTGATGGCGTGTTAAAAAATGCTTATGCAGAAGGTATCATTTTAGCAGGCGTCAGTGCTGGTGCCATGTGCTGGTTTGAGACTTGCTATAGTGAGGTCGATGGTCGTTTTATACAATTTGAAGGCTTAGGGCTATTAAAAGGTACCTTTTGTCCGCATTATCAGGAATCAGAACGTCAGCAACTATTTGATACATGGGCAAGTACACATAGTATTGTCCCTAGCTACACATTAACTGACAATGAAAATTTGCACTTTAAAAACGAACAACGCGTGATGAAGTTAACTAGTTATTAA
- a CDS encoding tetratricopeptide repeat protein has product MSEQETLKQALRYRNENKLKESNELLVALAKESPADAYINYQCAWSFDCLGEEAQAVPYYEVAIQGKLHKEDLQGAYLGLGSTYRTLGEYEKSRDVFEKAVSFFPENESLKVFYAMTLYNLQAHSEAMELLLKCLTNTTSDHSILMYKRAIEFYSDKLDETWK; this is encoded by the coding sequence ATGTCGGAACAGGAAACGTTAAAACAAGCTTTACGATATCGAAATGAAAACAAATTGAAGGAATCCAATGAATTACTTGTAGCATTAGCAAAAGAGAGCCCAGCAGATGCTTATATAAACTATCAATGTGCATGGAGCTTTGATTGCCTGGGTGAAGAAGCGCAGGCAGTACCATATTATGAAGTTGCCATTCAAGGGAAGTTACACAAAGAAGATTTACAGGGTGCTTATTTAGGATTGGGAAGTACATATCGAACGCTTGGTGAATACGAAAAATCAAGGGATGTTTTTGAAAAGGCAGTAAGCTTTTTTCCAGAAAATGAATCGTTAAAAGTGTTTTATGCGATGACGCTCTATAATTTACAAGCTCATAGTGAGGCAATGGAGTTGCTGTTAAAATGTTTAACAAACACAACATCTGATCATTCGATTTTAATGTATAAGCGAGCGATTGAATTTTACTCAGACAAGTTGGATGAAACGTGGAAGTAA
- a CDS encoding GNAT family N-acetyltransferase translates to MSNKQLVKLRSISLDDYTVVLTWSKDHIFCLANGWEINRQEKELRQWWKHCVMNKAKDFLRLGIETSDRLIGYVDLACIEGNTTEFGIAIGDRNAWGKGFGSQAALSLFEFASIELGITRFTAETHEANIRSRRMLQKLGFQEVSRIGTERYLEMDSALIQYEMIFN, encoded by the coding sequence ATGAGTAATAAACAATTAGTAAAGCTTCGGTCAATTTCACTAGACGATTATACAGTAGTTTTGACGTGGAGCAAGGACCATATTTTTTGTTTGGCAAATGGATGGGAAATAAATCGACAGGAAAAGGAGCTACGTCAATGGTGGAAACATTGTGTAATGAATAAGGCGAAGGATTTTTTGCGATTGGGGATTGAGACAAGTGATAGGTTAATTGGATATGTTGATTTAGCTTGTATAGAAGGGAATACAACAGAGTTTGGTATTGCAATTGGCGATCGTAATGCGTGGGGAAAAGGATTTGGTTCACAAGCGGCGCTAAGCCTTTTTGAGTTTGCCTCAATCGAGCTAGGGATTACAAGATTTACTGCTGAAACACATGAAGCAAATATCCGTTCAAGAAGGATGCTACAAAAGCTCGGGTTTCAAGAGGTAAGTAGAATTGGAACTGAACGTTATTTAGAAATGGATAGTGCACTTATTCAATATGAAATGATTTTTAATTAG
- a CDS encoding sigma-70 family RNA polymerase sigma factor: protein MKSSPTNFIDRLKKQKEDALDYIIDSYMPLVKAIAYKILHTQSKYDVDECVNDVFLSVWQNAAQFQGDSTDFKKWIGMITKYKAIDRYRQYEKRVAREQSEEQPFAQQQTSYTTEQQILEREQKNELLFAISKLAELDRHIFMMNSI, encoded by the coding sequence ATGAAAAGTTCACCAACTAATTTTATCGATCGATTGAAAAAACAAAAGGAAGATGCCCTTGATTATATTATCGATAGTTACATGCCACTTGTTAAAGCAATTGCATACAAAATTTTACACACACAATCCAAATACGATGTAGATGAATGTGTGAATGATGTGTTTTTAAGTGTTTGGCAAAATGCCGCGCAATTTCAAGGAGACAGCACAGACTTTAAAAAATGGATTGGCATGATTACGAAATATAAAGCAATCGACCGCTACCGACAATACGAAAAGCGCGTAGCTCGTGAGCAATCTGAAGAGCAGCCATTCGCACAGCAGCAAACAAGCTACACTACCGAACAACAAATACTTGAACGCGAACAAAAAAATGAACTGCTCTTTGCCATTAGTAAATTAGCTGAGCTCGACCGACATATTTTTATGATGAATTCTATTTAG
- a CDS encoding DUF4179 domain-containing protein, whose translation MSMKEWMELDIDNLELEQVTEIEKQRVKQHVFKKRKKAPIWKSLSVAAVLLISATTVTTFAFPSLASQIPFMNNVISYFDDDYGQYTNFESFSDDLGLVDSDNGVSILIDHAVYDGTNIIVSYALKTESSLGKSLSVSGGNWFDVKGANGMSGSDKIIQVDNNHYIGVAELTPFFKDSEHPETIEVTWEPKAFYNHETTMEVKGDWSFNFSLSRLEGTVLAVNKTVESSGVNLALNSIEFTDVSTVLSYKQFANDELMKSWLSVTPVFTVKDNLGNIYVDGTSGGGQTSDDFKTFTGTTSFGAIKDGATKLFIEPTAIASLENGRGHEEIPLSVIVIELTSK comes from the coding sequence ATGAGCATGAAAGAATGGATGGAACTCGACATCGATAACCTCGAATTAGAACAAGTAACGGAGATTGAAAAACAACGCGTCAAACAGCACGTCTTCAAAAAACGTAAAAAAGCGCCCATTTGGAAATCGCTTAGCGTTGCAGCCGTACTACTCATTAGTGCTACTACTGTGACAACTTTCGCTTTTCCATCCTTAGCCTCTCAAATTCCATTTATGAATAATGTCATCAGCTATTTTGATGATGATTACGGGCAATATACAAACTTTGAATCATTCTCGGATGATTTAGGACTTGTTGATTCAGATAACGGTGTTTCAATTTTAATCGATCACGCTGTATATGACGGCACAAATATTATCGTTTCTTATGCCCTCAAAACAGAATCAAGTTTAGGAAAATCACTTTCCGTAAGCGGTGGAAATTGGTTCGATGTCAAAGGTGCTAATGGAATGAGTGGTAGTGACAAAATTATCCAAGTAGATAACAATCACTATATCGGTGTAGCTGAACTCACACCCTTTTTTAAAGATAGTGAACATCCTGAAACAATCGAAGTAACATGGGAGCCAAAAGCCTTTTACAATCACGAAACTACTATGGAAGTAAAGGGTGATTGGTCATTTAACTTCTCACTAAGCCGTTTAGAGGGGACCGTACTTGCAGTCAATAAAACGGTAGAAAGTAGTGGCGTAAACCTAGCTTTAAATTCCATCGAATTCACAGACGTTTCAACGGTTTTATCCTATAAACAATTCGCAAACGATGAGCTCATGAAATCTTGGCTATCTGTAACACCTGTATTTACGGTGAAAGACAATTTAGGAAACATTTACGTAGATGGGACAAGCGGCGGTGGACAAACTTCCGACGACTTTAAAACCTTTACTGGTACAACTTCATTTGGCGCCATTAAAGATGGTGCAACAAAGCTGTTCATTGAGCCAACAGCGATTGCTAGCTTAGAGAACGGGCGAGGACATGAAGAAATTCCGCTTAGTGTTATTGTTATAGAATTAACAAGCAAATAA
- a CDS encoding VOC family protein, with protein sequence MNQVCVITIYVPNLNEAINFYTNSLGFEVNKQYSPKIVSLVHKGIPFILEENDQLIENTASTSRVVLALKTENIVQKAKLLKEKSVEFLVAEPTACPPGKFISFKDPFGNIIEYLQFDDQ encoded by the coding sequence ATGAATCAAGTTTGTGTCATTACTATTTATGTTCCAAATTTAAACGAAGCAATTAATTTTTACACTAATAGCTTAGGCTTTGAAGTAAATAAACAGTATAGCCCTAAAATTGTTTCACTTGTTCATAAAGGAATCCCATTCATTCTAGAAGAAAATGATCAATTAATCGAAAACACAGCAAGTACATCACGCGTTGTTTTAGCACTAAAAACAGAAAATATCGTGCAAAAAGCTAAACTTTTAAAAGAAAAATCAGTTGAATTTTTAGTAGCAGAACCAACTGCTTGCCCGCCCGGAAAGTTTATTAGCTTTAAAGATCCATTTGGAAATATTATAGAATATCTACAATTTGATGATCAATAA
- a CDS encoding RidA family protein has protein sequence MSTIEQRLHELGLQLPEATPPLYNYVPVTIHQHIAYISGQVPRIDGHIPFPGKVGRDVTIEQASELAEYCVLKGLSCLKAQIGSLDQVEHILKVTGYVQVAPDFYEPSKVLDAASALLEKIFGEKGRHARTAIGVATLPSNAPVEIDFIIAIK, from the coding sequence TTGAGCACCATTGAACAGCGCCTACATGAACTAGGCTTACAGCTACCTGAAGCAACACCCCCACTTTACAACTATGTACCCGTAACAATTCATCAACATATTGCTTATATTAGTGGACAAGTCCCTCGCATCGATGGACACATTCCGTTTCCCGGTAAAGTTGGTCGAGACGTTACAATCGAGCAGGCAAGTGAACTCGCTGAATACTGTGTATTAAAAGGCCTTAGCTGCTTAAAGGCACAGATTGGTTCACTCGATCAGGTCGAACATATCCTTAAAGTAACAGGCTATGTTCAGGTAGCACCTGACTTTTACGAGCCATCAAAAGTGCTTGACGCGGCTTCTGCGCTACTCGAGAAAATCTTTGGTGAAAAAGGCCGCCATGCGCGTACTGCTATTGGCGTTGCAACCCTTCCTAGCAACGCACCAGTTGAAATCGATTTTATAATCGCCATTAAATAA
- a CDS encoding threonine ammonia-lyase, which produces MITLKDIQDARQRIQSIVYETPILQSEQLSKLCGNQLFLKAEHLQKTGSFKIRGASNMVIHAVENGAQHVTTASSGNHGQAVAYVANKYGVPSTIVVPENASQCKINAIIGYNGQVEKCGTTSIERLPRAMQIANEQNGIYIPPYDDPLIMAGQGTVGLEILQQLHNIDAIVVPIGGGGLISGILTAIKETNPAIQIIGVEPALANDTYLSLQNKKITAISATNTIADGLRTNQPGDLTFPVLTKYLDDLVLVSEDEIRMAFSFVLERTKQLIEPSSATTVAAVLYNKLNMQGKNIVTLISGGNVDLENVQGLIVDTAKFSQVNC; this is translated from the coding sequence TTGATTACACTAAAAGATATTCAAGATGCTAGACAGCGTATTCAAAGTATCGTCTATGAGACACCGATTCTTCAATCGGAACAGCTATCGAAGTTATGCGGAAATCAACTTTTTTTAAAGGCAGAACACCTACAAAAAACAGGCTCATTTAAAATACGCGGGGCTAGCAATATGGTCATTCATGCAGTCGAGAATGGTGCACAGCATGTGACAACGGCATCTTCAGGCAATCACGGACAAGCCGTAGCTTACGTGGCAAATAAATACGGCGTCCCATCAACAATTGTTGTGCCTGAAAATGCCAGCCAGTGCAAAATTAACGCCATCATCGGCTATAATGGGCAAGTTGAAAAGTGCGGGACTACATCTATTGAACGTCTACCTAGAGCAATGCAAATTGCCAACGAGCAAAACGGCATTTATATTCCCCCTTACGACGACCCGCTTATTATGGCGGGACAAGGAACAGTAGGGCTTGAAATTTTACAACAGCTTCATAACATCGACGCCATTGTTGTGCCAATTGGTGGTGGCGGCTTAATTTCAGGTATTTTAACTGCCATAAAAGAAACGAATCCTGCTATTCAAATAATTGGGGTAGAGCCCGCGCTTGCCAATGACACATACCTATCACTACAAAACAAAAAAATCACTGCGATTTCTGCAACGAACACGATTGCAGATGGATTACGTACAAACCAACCTGGTGATTTAACATTCCCAGTGCTAACGAAATACTTAGATGATCTTGTTCTCGTAAGTGAAGACGAAATTCGCATGGCCTTTAGCTTTGTACTCGAGCGCACAAAGCAACTGATTGAGCCTTCAAGCGCAACAACTGTCGCAGCCGTTCTCTATAATAAGCTCAACATGCAAGGGAAAAATATCGTCACACTTATATCTGGTGGCAATGTTGACCTTGAAAATGTGCAAGGATTGATTGTAGATACAGCAAAGTTTTCTCAGGTAAACTGCTAG
- a CDS encoding zinc dependent phospholipase C family protein produces MGSRIMHAIIAYKVADALHITNKTEFILGGIAADASSNKEASHFYTGKHEDYTRRIDYESFIKKYNGHATNDFILGYFAHLIADEYWLQGFYLPWLKNRIETNAEVLPLYHQDFQVLNTKLIHYYNLKDGLINHLTNDAQLLKLDEVQPNEVMHFARYVIEDMNDKVGNLHTTLNVFTLEQIIGYIETSVEKCIYMIQQKQSNTPRVNC; encoded by the coding sequence ATGGGATCTAGAATTATGCATGCCATTATCGCTTATAAAGTGGCTGATGCTTTACACATTACAAATAAAACAGAATTTATATTAGGTGGCATTGCAGCAGATGCTTCTTCAAATAAAGAAGCGTCTCATTTTTATACTGGAAAGCATGAGGATTATACACGTAGGATTGATTATGAATCATTCATTAAAAAATATAACGGACATGCTACCAATGACTTTATTCTTGGCTATTTTGCACATCTTATTGCGGATGAGTATTGGCTTCAAGGTTTCTATCTACCTTGGTTAAAAAATCGTATTGAGACAAACGCCGAAGTACTCCCGCTATATCATCAGGATTTCCAAGTACTCAATACAAAGCTTATTCATTACTATAATTTAAAAGATGGACTCATCAACCATCTAACAAACGACGCTCAGTTACTAAAGCTAGATGAAGTGCAACCAAACGAAGTGATGCATTTTGCTCGGTATGTCATCGAAGACATGAACGATAAAGTCGGTAATCTTCATACCACTCTAAATGTATTCACATTGGAGCAAATTATCGGCTATATTGAAACGTCCGTTGAAAAGTGCATTTATATGATTCAGCAAAAACAGAGCAACACGCCTAGAGTAAATTGCTAA
- a CDS encoding HAD family hydrolase, giving the protein MKAILFDLDGTLLNRDASVKVFVEKQYERLHNYVGHIPKEQYTERFIELDQRGYVWKDKVYAQLVQEFAITNITSEQLLEDYLHEFKYSCVAFPNLIELLEALKKAHYKLGIITNGYGQFQMDNIKALQIEHYFDVILVSEWEGMKKPDERIFLKAVGQLQVTPSESVFVGDHPENDVKAARRIGMKGVWKKDDQWDDVLADAVIEDLLELLPVLEKIRKTHFAPNNTK; this is encoded by the coding sequence ATGAAGGCGATACTGTTTGATTTAGATGGTACATTATTAAATCGGGATGCATCAGTAAAAGTTTTTGTGGAAAAGCAATATGAACGTTTACATAATTATGTTGGGCATATACCAAAGGAACAATATACTGAGCGTTTTATCGAACTGGATCAGCGCGGTTATGTTTGGAAGGACAAGGTGTATGCTCAATTAGTACAGGAATTTGCGATTACGAATATAACGTCAGAGCAGTTATTAGAAGACTATTTACATGAATTTAAATATAGCTGCGTAGCATTTCCAAATTTAATAGAACTGTTAGAAGCGTTAAAGAAAGCGCACTACAAATTAGGCATTATTACAAATGGTTATGGTCAATTCCAAATGGACAATATAAAGGCATTACAAATCGAACATTATTTTGATGTAATTTTAGTATCTGAATGGGAAGGAATGAAAAAGCCAGATGAGCGCATTTTCTTAAAGGCTGTAGGACAGTTACAGGTTACACCTTCAGAAAGTGTATTTGTTGGAGATCATCCTGAAAATGATGTGAAGGCTGCAAGGCGCATAGGGATGAAGGGCGTATGGAAAAAGGATGACCAGTGGGATGACGTTTTGGCAGATGCAGTTATAGAGGATTTGCTTGAATTATTACCCGTACTCGAAAAAATTAGAAAAACACATTTCGCGCCAAATAACACAAAATGA
- a CDS encoding GNAT family N-acetyltransferase, with amino-acid sequence MLEIIKNVTDEQQIIKVIHAAFKRYEHDLMPSSALAETAATIEQELESNVLIWGAEIHERLVGVVKVTRYKDHFYFSRLAVLPEFQGKGIASALVNFIEKLAVQEQIPYVRCKVRKSEVNNIRLYKKLGFRISKEEVTTSSLGFVMETVTMEKEAK; translated from the coding sequence ATGCTTGAGATAATAAAGAATGTTACAGATGAACAGCAAATTATCAAGGTAATTCATGCAGCATTTAAACGTTATGAACATGATTTGATGCCGTCCAGTGCTTTAGCTGAAACGGCAGCTACAATTGAACAAGAGCTTGAAAGTAATGTGTTGATATGGGGCGCAGAGATTCATGAGCGGCTTGTTGGAGTTGTAAAAGTTACACGCTATAAAGATCATTTTTATTTTTCAAGATTGGCAGTATTGCCTGAATTTCAAGGGAAGGGCATAGCGAGTGCGCTCGTGAATTTTATTGAAAAGCTGGCAGTACAAGAGCAGATTCCATATGTACGCTGTAAGGTCCGTAAATCGGAAGTGAATAATATTAGGCTGTATAAAAAACTCGGGTTTCGCATTTCAAAAGAGGAGGTAACGACGAGCTCTCTAGGTTTTGTGATGGAGACGGTGACGATGGAGAAGGAGGCTAAATAG
- a CDS encoding DUF6773 family protein, translated as MYKGGGFEHIATELIILMTCGIYYSIRGMYSGVISEEVEIYDANSKYRYSTKTVVIGILCGVVIALAMALNSAINYTDNNAQAIEYFFMVFLISLVIYAPFLALFLFISYQSAVNKSKQINAKMLEDNEDEW; from the coding sequence ATATATAAAGGCGGTGGTTTCGAGCATATAGCAACTGAACTGATTATTTTAATGACATGTGGTATTTATTATAGTATTCGTGGAATGTATAGTGGCGTTATATCAGAAGAGGTTGAAATATATGATGCCAACAGCAAATATCGCTATAGCACAAAAACAGTCGTAATTGGCATCCTTTGTGGTGTCGTAATCGCGCTAGCTATGGCATTAAATAGTGCCATCAACTACACAGACAATAATGCACAGGCTATTGAGTATTTCTTTATGGTGTTTTTAATTTCATTAGTAATCTATGCACCATTTTTAGCCCTATTTTTATTTATTAGCTATCAATCCGCCGTTAATAAAAGTAAGCAAATTAATGCTAAAATGCTAGAAGATAATGAAGATGAGTGGTGA